The segment TGATTTGAAACGTCCCATAAGAATGCTTTCCGCCCCCAGTACGTAGCCACTATTGTTTTTTCGTCCGGCGTGAGGACTAATGAACCGACAGTGACAGCCCTTGTAGGTCCTTGAATGGTCGGGGACGCTTGAGCGGGGGATCTACCTTGCGTCCAGATTTTGATTTCATTATTATCAATATAGGCTAACTGTGTGCCATTCTCTGAAAAACGAACAAGCTCACCGTTGCTTTGATGTTCAAATGTATCAATTTTTTCGTCTTTTTCTAAATGCCAGATCTCAATCTTGGATTGAGATGGAGAAGCCGCTGCGGCAATCAATCCATCTTCCGGTGTATAATGTGGATGCATCTGGGCATCCGCATATTTGGTATAGGTTTCCTCAAGGTTCCCGCTTTCCACATTCCAGACATGAATTCTACCCTCTGAACCACCGATGGCAAGGAACCCTCCACACGGTGAAAAGCACAATCTACCGAATCTCTCCTCAGTCCAGTCAAGACGAGCGATTTGTTCACCTGTCTCCACACACCACACCGCAATGAATTCGGCGGTACGGTTATCCCTGACGTAATTCGTCCCCGCCAACAGTCTTAAATCCGGGGAAAAGCAGATAGGATGGACATCGTAGGTGGATGAGATTTCAGTTTCGCTGAGTCTTGTCCCTATGTGTGGACACCAAATTTGAATTTTCTTTATTCTTTGTTGATGTCCACTGAATACGACAAGGCGTTCTCCATCTTTGGAAAAAACAGGGTTGGAAAGGTCTCTACTATCCTGCCGATTCCTAAATTCCATTTCAGCAATGCAGCTCTCGTTCTGGATGTTCCACACCCTGAGTGCTTTGAGATATGTATATGAAGCAATCCATTGACTATCAGGCGAAAATGTAAGACCGTCAATATACCCCCTGTCCGTTTCCCACAGCGCAATCGGGAGTAGTGTAGGGAGTTCATACAACCAAAGCCCTATGTTTGTTCCAACAGCGAAATACTGTCCATCAGGTGAAAACGCCATATCACGGAGACTACCCCGCCCCAATCGTGCAATAGCACCTTCAGGGAGTGCCCATGTGGCTACATCACTGTCGTCAGGACCAAACGAAGTACCGGCTTGTGTATTTCTATTTTCCATCAAAGTATCTCCTTGTGTTTTACAGATAAGGTGTGAGGTCCCAGAGATAAATCGCCCCGTCGTGTCCACCACTGACTAATAGGGTGTTATCCTGCGAAAATGCGAAGCACTGGACATCAGTAGTGTGCCCCCAAAAAGTTGCGATATTTTCACCACTTGCTACCTCCCATAAGCGAATAGACACTTTCTGCAAACCTGACTGCCACCAAGCACCGGAAGCCAAATACTCGCCACACGGTGAAAAGCATAAAGTAATTGGTCGGCGGCTTTCTTTCGGTTGTGGAATCCTCATCAGCGTTTTCCCGTCTGTCGTATCCCATAGGATAATCTCATCAAACTGACCACCGGCAATTATGTCGCCACGTGGCGAGAAAGCGATACCTGCGATGTTACCAGCTGATCCGCCATATAATTTTGAATCTGAGAATTTTGTTGCTAACTTTGTAATCTCTTCTCCAACGTCAACATCCCATAATCGCGCGTCTCGCTCCGGTGCTTTTGCTGTGTCCGGTATGCCAGCAGCTATGCTTG is part of the Candidatus Poribacteria bacterium genome and harbors:
- a CDS encoding WD40 repeat domain-containing protein, with protein sequence MENRNTQAGTSFGPDDSDVATWALPEGAIARLGRGSLRDMAFSPDGQYFAVGTNIGLWLYELPTLLPIALWETDRGYIDGLTFSPDSQWIASYTYLKALRVWNIQNESCIAEMEFRNRQDSRDLSNPVFSKDGERLVVFSGHQQRIKKIQIWCPHIGTRLSETEISSTYDVHPICFSPDLRLLAGTNYVRDNRTAEFIAVWCVETGEQIARLDWTEERFGRLCFSPCGGFLAIGGSEGRIHVWNVESGNLEETYTKYADAQMHPHYTPEDGLIAAAASPSQSKIEIWHLEKDEKIDTFEHQSNGELVRFSENGTQLAYIDNNEIKIWTQGRSPAQASPTIQGPTRAVTVGSLVLTPDEKTIVATYWGRKAFLWDVSNQCVRHPTEEELPDKTYKVYLSANGKIFATGRDEDTLKVRAFGSSVPIAEIPFPELELISREALAPTGHRFAAVDRGRTIHVWERPSPSNSEDRRENWEKCAVLIGHPKAIGSLAFSPDGKRLASISIDRTALLWDVDAGEQITEMDLPRPPSQGKRRGRYTDVGVAFSPLGDIIAGGHRGDVMLWDATDGKTVMTIPQPEESQRAIALCFSPCGEYLASGAWWQGGLQKVPIRLWKVATGENIATFWGHTTDVQCFAFSQDGTLLISGGYDGVIYLWDLTPYL